Part of the Nostoc sp. ATCC 53789 genome, AAAGTATAAAGTTTGGCATAAGAATTCTCGTCCATTTTCTAGTCGGGAGTATCAGCCTTTAGTGGCTGATATCCCAGTGGCTTATGTTAGTTCCTAGAGTTGATGTGAGGCTAGAAAAGCTTCAACTTCAGCATCTGTTGGTTGGGAAGCGATCGCACCTGGTTTAATGGTAGTCAGTGCCCCAACAGCACTGGCATAAGTGACGATGCGTTTTGCAGTTTCAGCATCCCGCAAGCTGTGGATGCCGTAATGACTCAACTGGTGGATGAATCCTGCCAGAAAGCTATCTCCTGCACCAGTGGTATCAACTACGGGGATGGAAAAGGAAGGTAATTTGCCTTCGTTCTCACCCAGACAGTAGGTGCAACCGTTTTCGCCATCTGTTACTAATACTCCTTCAATTGAAGCCAAGCGGTAAGTAATAGCTCCAGGATCTGCGGTTTCAAATAGCCATTCAGCTTCTTCTTTGGAGAGTTTGAGGAAATCTACTCGCTTAAATAATTCTGGAATTTTTTGATGAGCGATTTTTGGCTCATCCCAAAATACAGGCCGCCAATTGATATCTAGAACAATCTTCAGATCGTAATGTTCTGCTAACTCTAGGGCGCGGTAAATTGCCTGTTCACTTTCAGGATAGGCTAATTCCAAAGTACCCAAAACCAGAAAATCTGCCTCTTGAAACAGCGCATCTGGCAATTGTTTGGCTTGCAGGCGAGTATCGGCAAATTCTGCGGTGTCATACTGACCAAATCCGGCGAAGGTGCGATCGCCAGCCAGATCCCGTGTAACATAAACTTGCCGCGTTGGTGCTGTGGGGTGACGTTGTACTCCCGTCGTATCTACACCTACATCTTGTAATAGCTTGACTAGTGCATTTCCTGGTTCATCTTCACCAACGGCTCCGATAAATCCTGCTGTCGTCCCCAGCTTGACTAAAGCACAGGCTACGTTAGCTGGTGCCCCTCCTGGATAGGGAGTCCAGGATTTAACTTCTTCCAGCTTTAACCCTAATTGATCGGCTAAACAATCAAACAAAATTTCACCGAGGCACAAAACACGGGAATTGCTCATTTCATTTTAGATTTGAGATTTCGATTTTGGATTAAGAATTTACAGTATAAAATCTACAACAATTGTTGCTAATTTGTCGCCAGTTCTTCATAGAATTAAATAGCATTTTTTACTACTCCATAACATCTATATGCTTCTAATTACCATCGAAATTATCTAAATATTTATACTAAAATACAGACAAAAATAAGTGTTGTATAATACTTGTATATTGTCATGATTTATATTCTTGCCAACTTAAAATCCAAAGAAAATATTGACAATAGTGTTACTGCTAATACTTGAAACCCCTACCAACAAAAGAATCTTCTAGAATTAGAAAGAGTGATTAAGTAGATATACCAAAGGAGGATAGAAATAGTCATGGCTGGTGGCAAGTCTGAGACCCCCGTTAGTCTGTCAGACAGAGAACTGCAAATTATCGACCTAGTGGCCGCTGGCTTAACTAACCAAGAGATTGCAGGTAAACTGGAGATTAGCAAGCGTACAGTTGATAACCATATCAGCAATATTCTGACCAAGACCGAGACTGAAAATCGAGTAGCTCTTGTCCGCTGGGCCTTACAGTGGGGCAAAGTCTGCTTAAATGATGTCAATTGCTGTCTTCTCCCTAACCAGATCGAATAAACAATTTACTAGTAGCAACGTAATTGCTATGGTCTGGTAGAATTGCAAGCCAATTTTGAGGTTGACTGATTGTTTCCCTCCTCACGCCTAAGTTTTCAGTGTTAAACGCTCTACCAAAAGTTCCGAGTCCTTCACTCAGCCGGAGTTTATGTTAGTGGAGCCAGCTGACCCTCGGACTCGGAAACTAAACTTCATCTATGTTGAAACCTAGAGTTTTTTAAAAGATATATTTAACTAGTCTCTCTCTTTAGCGATCGCTCACTCAATTGGGATCTCATTCTTATGGTCTTTTTTGCCCACATGCGAAATCCAGCAACTAGGGAAGATTTGGCGGCGAAGCGGAGTGCCTGGTG contains:
- a CDS encoding carbohydrate kinase; this translates as MSNSRVLCLGEILFDCLADQLGLKLEEVKSWTPYPGGAPANVACALVKLGTTAGFIGAVGEDEPGNALVKLLQDVGVDTTGVQRHPTAPTRQVYVTRDLAGDRTFAGFGQYDTAEFADTRLQAKQLPDALFQEADFLVLGTLELAYPESEQAIYRALELAEHYDLKIVLDINWRPVFWDEPKIAHQKIPELFKRVDFLKLSKEEAEWLFETADPGAITYRLASIEGVLVTDGENGCTYCLGENEGKLPSFSIPVVDTTGAGDSFLAGFIHQLSHYGIHSLRDAETAKRIVTYASAVGALTTIKPGAIASQPTDAEVEAFLASHQL
- a CDS encoding helix-turn-helix transcriptional regulator produces the protein MAGGKSETPVSLSDRELQIIDLVAAGLTNQEIAGKLEISKRTVDNHISNILTKTETENRVALVRWALQWGKVCLNDVNCCLLPNQIE